In the genome of Phycisphaerae bacterium, one region contains:
- a CDS encoding serine/threonine-protein kinase, with amino-acid sequence MTLEDPDAGANSPEAVDEALRAFWRGSSGAIDALAPDEAGAPSLGAALANLYQPPASAPPIEMVTGDYTIVREIGRGGMGVVYEARQESTGRSVALKVMLRRSDSDPTHVKLFRREVQLLARLKHPFIATIYDAGQTDAGQDYFAMELVNGRPLREWCRPCGASRPSADALVLFKKICEAISYAHQRGVIHRDLKPSNILIDDTGNPKILDFGLARLHDPDGELGTNVTESGRLLGTLAYMSPEQARGETEAVDVRSDVYTLGLILYELLTGARPYEVKTSAWAEAVRTISDRPVAHPSAAHPGLRGDLETIILKALAKGPSERYPSAAAFAEDIDRYLTNLPILARPPSGLYQLRKLILRHKVPAALGAALILVMAVSALTLGVQKAQVARQRDAARTQARRAERISAYLTSMIESIDPRAVGANVSVRDLLDRAAENLETELADDAATLASMHETLARGYLALDQYEAGRRHAQRALILRQSSTANEDAAYAATLHLVGVLADHREDPREAEKILREAYELRVRLLGNKDPAVAESLGALANNRFRRNEYPEAERRYQEAIRLWRALPGQDLHLAAALSSYAEMLTAAGRYETAAPHLVEALAIRRRLHGNDHFDVAQTLTNLGEIYSQWGQFQQAESMHREQVRILRKLFPDGHRTLSHALSDLANLLAARGAAVEAETLFVESVEMEERVAGESDSNLTKNNYATFLREQGRYREAEPLCRIVYEKWGGASKIHHRAKGYACQNLAAVLLEMNRPEEAKKLYDDAEECWRALFGDRHPKMTNALIGLGRIAALRGDRAAAEGLIREALDIRRDRLGPTHPETAVAQIWLAGVLPTDQPEATQLCQSALESLSKRWGPDHADSAWALARLAIIDRSQGDAQSAESRLRDAIDIERGLERRQHPNLSVCLVELGEILLKRGDSQEARTCFKEALEIQQLRLAPSDPRIDRTRKNLDRVRAD; translated from the coding sequence TTACACGATCGTCCGTGAGATCGGCCGCGGCGGTATGGGCGTCGTGTACGAGGCGCGGCAAGAGTCGACCGGGCGATCCGTCGCCCTGAAGGTCATGCTTCGCCGCTCGGACTCGGACCCCACTCATGTCAAGCTCTTCCGCCGCGAAGTGCAATTGCTGGCTCGACTCAAACATCCCTTTATCGCCACGATTTACGACGCCGGACAGACCGATGCGGGGCAGGACTATTTTGCAATGGAGCTGGTGAACGGGCGGCCGCTGCGCGAGTGGTGCCGACCTTGCGGCGCTTCCCGCCCTTCGGCCGATGCGTTGGTCCTGTTCAAGAAAATCTGCGAGGCGATCAGCTACGCCCACCAACGCGGCGTGATCCATCGCGACCTTAAGCCATCCAATATCCTCATTGACGACACCGGCAACCCCAAGATTCTCGACTTCGGTCTGGCCCGGTTGCACGATCCTGACGGCGAACTGGGCACGAATGTGACTGAGAGCGGCCGCCTCCTCGGTACGCTGGCATACATGAGTCCCGAGCAGGCGCGCGGCGAGACCGAGGCCGTCGACGTCCGCAGCGACGTCTATACGCTGGGGCTCATCCTTTACGAATTACTGACCGGTGCGAGGCCCTATGAAGTCAAGACTTCGGCCTGGGCGGAAGCCGTGCGCACCATCAGCGATCGACCGGTCGCGCACCCCAGCGCTGCGCATCCCGGTCTTCGCGGCGACCTTGAAACCATTATTCTCAAGGCGCTCGCCAAGGGACCTTCTGAACGCTATCCCAGCGCCGCAGCCTTTGCCGAAGACATTGACCGGTACTTGACCAATCTGCCCATCCTTGCTCGGCCGCCCAGCGGCCTGTACCAGCTCCGCAAGCTCATACTTCGGCACAAGGTTCCCGCTGCGCTCGGCGCGGCCCTGATCCTCGTCATGGCCGTCTCCGCCCTCACGCTCGGCGTCCAGAAAGCCCAGGTTGCCAGGCAGCGCGATGCCGCGCGAACCCAGGCTCGACGTGCCGAGCGCATCAGCGCCTACCTCACCAGCATGATCGAGTCGATCGATCCCCGCGCCGTCGGCGCCAACGTCTCCGTCCGAGACCTGCTGGACCGCGCGGCGGAGAATCTGGAAACCGAACTGGCCGATGATGCAGCGACGCTGGCCTCCATGCACGAGACGCTGGCCCGCGGCTATTTGGCGTTGGATCAATACGAGGCGGGCCGGCGGCACGCCCAAAGGGCGTTGATCCTTCGTCAATCATCGACGGCCAACGAGGATGCCGCATACGCGGCGACGCTCCACCTCGTCGGAGTGTTGGCCGATCACCGGGAGGATCCAAGGGAGGCCGAGAAGATACTGCGCGAGGCATACGAACTGCGGGTTCGACTGTTGGGAAACAAAGACCCTGCGGTCGCCGAATCACTGGGAGCCCTGGCCAACAATCGCTTTCGACGCAATGAATATCCGGAGGCGGAGCGCCGGTATCAGGAGGCGATCCGTCTTTGGCGGGCACTGCCCGGCCAGGACCTTCACCTCGCGGCCGCGCTCAGCAGCTACGCGGAAATGCTCACCGCTGCGGGTCGCTACGAAACGGCCGCGCCGCACCTGGTCGAAGCACTGGCCATCCGTCGCCGCCTTCACGGGAATGACCATTTTGACGTGGCCCAGACGTTGACGAACCTGGGAGAAATCTACTCGCAATGGGGACAATTCCAGCAGGCGGAGTCGATGCATCGCGAACAGGTCCGCATCCTGCGCAAGCTCTTCCCCGACGGTCACCGGACGCTTTCCCATGCCCTGTCCGATTTGGCCAACCTGCTTGCCGCGCGCGGCGCGGCGGTGGAGGCCGAAACGCTGTTCGTCGAGTCCGTCGAAATGGAAGAACGCGTCGCCGGAGAGAGCGACAGCAATCTCACCAAGAACAACTATGCGACATTTTTGAGGGAACAGGGACGCTATCGAGAGGCGGAACCGTTGTGCCGGATCGTCTACGAGAAATGGGGAGGAGCCTCGAAAATCCACCATCGCGCCAAGGGCTATGCCTGCCAAAACCTCGCGGCTGTGCTATTGGAGATGAACCGTCCGGAGGAAGCGAAGAAGCTCTACGACGACGCGGAGGAATGTTGGCGGGCCTTGTTTGGTGATCGCCATCCCAAGATGACTAATGCCCTCATCGGCCTGGGCCGCATCGCGGCACTACGTGGCGACCGCGCCGCCGCCGAAGGACTAATTCGCGAAGCCTTGGATATTCGCCGTGATCGCCTGGGGCCCACGCACCCCGAAACCGCCGTCGCCCAAATCTGGCTGGCCGGCGTACTGCCGACGGATCAACCGGAAGCGACTCAACTCTGCCAAAGTGCGCTCGAAAGTCTGAGCAAGCGCTGGGGTCCCGATCACGCCGACAGTGCGTGGGCCCTCGCCCGTCTGGCGATCATCGATCGTTCACAGGGTGATGCCCAATCCGCCGAATCGCGTCTGCGCGACGCGATTGACATCGAGCGCGGCCTGGAGCGCCGGCAGCATCCGAACCTCTCCGTCTGTCTCGTCGAACTCGGTGAAATCCTCCTGAAGCGAGGCGACAGCCAGGAGGCGCGCACCTGCTTCAAAGAAGCCCTGGAAATCCAGCAACTCCGGCTCGCGCCGTCGGACCCCCGGATCGATCGCACCCGCAAGAACCTGGACCGGGTCCGCGCGGATTAG